One stretch of Methanobrevibacter sp. DNA includes these proteins:
- a CDS encoding putative quinol monooxygenase, whose translation MSFIVVMVELLPKEGKEEELIPLAEALVEETLKEEGNIDYKFLKSNDGTFHIIEQWESVEALSEHMASSHFKSFSKESREYIEDEEIKVLRADELNLYE comes from the coding sequence ATGAGCTTTATTGTTGTCATGGTTGAACTTTTACCAAAGGAAGGTAAAGAGGAAGAATTGATTCCCCTTGCAGAGGCATTGGTTGAAGAGACACTTAAGGAAGAAGGAAATATCGATTATAAATTCCTGAAATCCAATGATGGTACATTCCATATCATTGAACAATGGGAAAGCGTAGAGGCATTAAGCGAACATATGGCTTCATCTCATTTCAAATCATTCTCCAAGGAATCCAGAGAATATATTGAAGATGAAGAGATCAAAGTGCTTAGAGCTGATGAATTGAATCTATATGAATAG
- a CDS encoding MarR family transcriptional regulator: MMEKTDDGFYDYNRLGDLLFIFHKNHKTYLNNALAQYDLNLIQVLCMLRIYNEENLNQKDLSDSLYITKGAITKAIKKLESNGIIIREQSKADKRNNILRLTKKGKDLIPILEEMNNEWEEKMGLDKLDDEFFKTFIELAFRSAELNDYP; encoded by the coding sequence ATGATGGAAAAAACTGATGACGGATTTTATGATTACAATCGTTTGGGAGACCTTCTATTTATTTTTCATAAGAATCATAAGACCTATTTGAACAATGCCTTGGCACAGTACGATTTGAATTTGATTCAAGTGTTATGCATGCTTAGAATATACAATGAAGAGAATTTAAATCAAAAAGACCTATCAGATAGCCTTTACATTACAAAAGGAGCTATCACCAAAGCTATCAAGAAATTAGAATCAAATGGAATCATAATCAGAGAGCAGTCCAAGGCTGATAAAAGAAATAATATCTTAAGATTAACAAAAAAAGGCAAAGACTTAATTCCAATTCTTGAAGAAATGAATAATGAATGGGAAGAAAAAATGGGATTGGATAAATTGGATGACGAGTTTTTTAAGACTTTCATTGAATTGGCATTTAGATCCGCTGAATTAAATGATTATCCCTAA
- a CDS encoding 2-amino-3,7-dideoxy-D-threo-hept-6-ulosonate synthase gives MTEIGKRIRMERIFNRKTGRTVIAPMDHGVSSGPIKGIINMDETVESISQGGANAILMHKGIVGLGHRGYGKDIGLIVHLSASTSLSPDPNNKVTVTSVEKAIQLGADAVSVHVNIGSENEPEMLMELGEISETCSYWGIPLLAMMYPRGQKVEDEHDVAMVKHAARVGSELGVDIVKTNYTGDPDSFKEVVEGALVPVVIAGGPKVETDRELLEMVRDSLEVGGAGVAFGRNLFQAENPGKITRAIAEVVHNDLDVEEALKFLD, from the coding sequence ATGACTGAAATTGGAAAAAGAATTCGTATGGAAAGGATTTTCAATAGGAAAACCGGAAGAACCGTGATTGCTCCTATGGACCATGGTGTTTCAAGCGGCCCTATTAAAGGAATAATCAATATGGATGAAACCGTTGAAAGCATCTCCCAAGGTGGAGCAAATGCAATATTGATGCACAAGGGTATCGTAGGGCTTGGACACAGAGGATACGGTAAGGACATAGGTCTTATTGTACACTTATCTGCAAGTACTTCCCTAAGCCCAGATCCAAACAATAAGGTAACTGTAACAAGTGTGGAAAAAGCTATTCAATTAGGTGCGGATGCAGTATCCGTCCATGTGAACATAGGTTCTGAAAACGAGCCTGAAATGTTGATGGAACTTGGAGAAATCTCTGAAACCTGCAGTTACTGGGGTATTCCACTTCTTGCAATGATGTACCCAAGAGGACAGAAAGTTGAAGATGAGCATGATGTCGCAATGGTAAAGCATGCTGCACGTGTAGGTTCCGAACTTGGTGTGGACATTGTTAAGACCAATTATACCGGTGACCCAGACTCCTTTAAGGAAGTTGTAGAAGGTGCATTGGTTCCTGTGGTAATTGCAGGAGGACCTAAAGTTGAAACCGATAGGGAGCTCTTGGAAATGGTAAGGGATTCCCTTGAAGTCGGAGGAGCAGGTGTTGCATTTGGAAGAAACCTTTTCCAAGCTGAAAACCCTGGAAAGATCACAAGAGCAATTGCTGAAGTTGTTCACAATGATCTGGATGTTGAAGAGGCATTGAAATTCCTCGATTAA
- the npdG gene encoding NADPH-dependent F420 reductase produces MIVSVIGGTGPQGLGIALRLAIEGVEVIVGSRKEEKALDVVAEAKEKYADYDLNIKGLANEDAAKEGDILILTVPLAAQKPTVESIKEFCTDKIVLDATVPLETAIGGKPFRFIDLMEGSAAERTASLLKGTGAKVICAFCNISNSHLSNIPEEIDCDCLIAGDDKEAKEIAAELINKIPGVRTIDTGILEKSRIIEKITPLLIGLNIKYKSHYGGLRITGIPKLDE; encoded by the coding sequence ATGATCGTAAGTGTAATTGGTGGAACTGGTCCACAAGGTTTAGGAATTGCTCTCAGATTAGCAATTGAAGGTGTAGAAGTTATTGTAGGTTCTCGTAAGGAAGAAAAGGCTTTAGACGTTGTTGCTGAAGCTAAGGAAAAATACGCAGACTACGACTTGAACATTAAAGGTTTAGCTAACGAAGATGCAGCAAAAGAAGGGGACATCTTAATCCTCACTGTACCTCTCGCAGCACAAAAACCAACCGTAGAAAGCATCAAGGAATTCTGTACCGACAAGATTGTATTGGATGCAACCGTACCACTCGAAACTGCAATCGGCGGCAAGCCATTCAGATTCATTGACTTGATGGAAGGTTCCGCAGCAGAAAGAACCGCAAGCCTCCTTAAAGGAACCGGTGCAAAAGTTATCTGTGCATTCTGTAACATCAGTAACTCTCACTTATCCAACATTCCAGAAGAAATCGACTGTGACTGTTTGATTGCAGGAGATGACAAGGAAGCAAAAGAAATTGCAGCAGAACTCATCAACAAGATCCCTGGTGTAAGAACCATTGATACTGGAATCTTGGAAAAATCCAGAATCATTGAAAAGATCACCCCATTATTAATCGGATTGAACATCAAATACAAATCCCATTACGGTGGTTTAAGAATTACTGGAATTCCAAAATTAGACGAATAG
- a CDS encoding flavodoxin family protein, with amino-acid sequence MKIIALQGSPRIGGNCDVLMDEMIKGAEENGHEVVKYYLEEEDIAPCKACLFCAENPDCVREDDGNKIINELVAADGVIFATPIYYGQMSGQAKTIIDRFYAVGQNPDKSLGGKAALIFTENQPEGTYEAYIEMTKFSPFTFMGYEVIGHVDAGSAGPAGIVAEEQEDKLNEAYELGKQF; translated from the coding sequence ATGAAAATTATAGCATTGCAAGGCAGTCCACGTATTGGTGGAAACTGTGACGTTCTAATGGATGAAATGATTAAAGGGGCAGAGGAAAACGGTCATGAAGTAGTGAAATACTATCTTGAAGAGGAAGACATTGCTCCATGTAAGGCATGCTTGTTCTGTGCTGAAAATCCTGACTGTGTGCGTGAAGACGATGGTAACAAAATCATTAATGAATTGGTAGCTGCAGATGGCGTTATCTTTGCAACTCCTATCTACTATGGTCAAATGTCTGGACAGGCAAAAACCATCATTGACCGTTTCTATGCAGTTGGACAAAACCCAGATAAAAGTTTAGGCGGCAAAGCAGCTCTTATCTTTACTGAAAACCAACCTGAAGGAACTTACGAAGCCTATATTGAAATGACTAAATTCTCTCCATTCACCTTTATGGGCTATGAAGTAATCGGTCATGTTGATGCAGGTAGTGCCGGTCCGGCAGGAATCGTTGCAGAAGAACAGGAAGACAAATTAAATGAAGCTTACGAATTAGGTAAACAATTCTAA
- the hemL gene encoding glutamate-1-semialdehyde 2,1-aminomutase: MNSEELFKISKNIIPGGVNSPVRAFEPYPFFVKEAKGSHIVDIDGNDYIDYCLAYGPILLGHSDDDVMKDVYEQMQRGTAYGAPTENEVKLAEEVIDRVPCAEMVRFVNSGTEATMAAIRLARGFTGKSKIVKFEGAYHGAHDYVLVKSGSGAACLPDSAGIPVETTQNTLSVPFNNVDALTKLIEDEGEDIACVIVEPVMGNIGCVEPTVKFLKFLREITEENGIVLIFDEVITGFRVSRGGAQSYYGVKPDLVTFAKVLGGGFPIGAYAGKKEIMSLIAPNGPVYQAGTFSGNPISIQAGLSTLKKLDYPFYGEMSQKGDFLRESISDILEDLKLELQGVGLSSMFQIYFNEEPVIDYETAKRSDAKRFLVYFRELLKNGVFIPPSQFECNFISGAHTDDDLIKTSEAIEQALKVAWKI; encoded by the coding sequence ATGAATTCAGAAGAATTATTTAAAATAAGCAAAAACATCATTCCTGGGGGAGTGAACTCTCCTGTACGTGCCTTTGAACCTTATCCATTCTTTGTAAAGGAAGCTAAAGGCTCTCACATTGTAGACATTGATGGAAATGATTATATTGATTACTGTTTGGCTTATGGTCCTATTTTACTAGGTCATAGCGATGATGATGTAATGAAGGACGTTTACGAACAGATGCAAAGGGGAACTGCTTATGGTGCTCCAACTGAAAATGAGGTCAAATTGGCTGAAGAGGTAATCGACAGGGTTCCTTGCGCCGAAATGGTTCGTTTTGTAAACTCAGGTACTGAAGCAACCATGGCAGCTATCAGACTTGCAAGAGGATTCACTGGAAAAAGCAAAATAGTCAAGTTTGAAGGGGCTTACCATGGAGCTCATGACTACGTACTTGTAAAATCTGGTTCCGGAGCTGCATGCTTGCCTGATTCAGCAGGTATTCCAGTGGAAACCACTCAAAACACCCTTTCAGTTCCATTCAATAATGTTGATGCATTGACCAAATTGATTGAAGATGAAGGGGAAGACATAGCCTGTGTAATAGTGGAGCCTGTAATGGGCAATATCGGCTGTGTGGAACCTACTGTCAAATTCTTGAAGTTCCTAAGGGAAATCACAGAGGAAAACGGAATAGTCCTGATCTTTGATGAGGTCATCACCGGTTTTAGAGTGTCCCGTGGAGGTGCGCAATCATATTATGGCGTAAAGCCTGATTTGGTAACCTTTGCAAAGGTTTTAGGTGGAGGATTCCCAATCGGGGCCTATGCAGGTAAAAAGGAAATAATGTCGCTAATCGCACCAAACGGTCCGGTCTATCAGGCAGGAACCTTTAGTGGTAATCCGATTTCAATTCAGGCAGGACTATCCACACTTAAGAAGCTTGACTATCCATTCTATGGAGAAATGTCTCAAAAGGGAGATTTCCTTAGGGAAAGCATCTCAGACATTTTGGAAGACTTGAAATTGGAATTGCAGGGAGTAGGTCTCTCTTCAATGTTCCAGATCTATTTCAATGAAGAGCCTGTAATCGATTATGAAACAGCTAAAAGGTCTGATGCCAAAAGATTCCTTGTATACTTCAGGGAATTGTTGAAGAACGGCGTATTCATACCACCAAGCCAATTCGAATGCAACTTCATCTCAGGAGCGCATACAGATGATGATTTAATAAAAACATCTGAAGCTATTGAGCAGGCATTGAAAGTGGCTTGGAAGATTTAA
- a CDS encoding nitroreductase family protein: MDLLDVMLKRRSVRKYTDDEIPNEKMNRILQAGLLAPTSRNLKPCNFLVIENKETLNKIAESKEHGAAFLKGAKKAIAVIGNSLVADTWIEDSSIALAFMHLMAAEQDVGSCWIQIRLRKNKEGECSEDLVRDILGLDDHFRIVGILALGIEDGHMKAYTLDDIDKEKVHYMP; the protein is encoded by the coding sequence ATGGATTTATTGGATGTAATGCTTAAAAGAAGAAGCGTGAGAAAATATACTGATGATGAGATTCCAAATGAAAAGATGAATAGGATATTGCAGGCAGGACTCCTTGCTCCAACCAGCAGAAACCTGAAACCATGCAATTTCCTTGTCATTGAAAACAAGGAAACCTTAAATAAAATAGCTGAATCCAAAGAGCATGGAGCAGCTTTCCTTAAAGGTGCAAAGAAAGCCATTGCAGTCATTGGAAACAGCCTTGTGGCAGACACCTGGATTGAAGACTCCTCCATAGCACTTGCATTCATGCATCTAATGGCAGCAGAACAGGATGTTGGAAGCTGTTGGATTCAAATTCGCTTAAGGAAAAACAAGGAAGGGGAATGCTCAGAAGACTTAGTAAGAGATATCTTAGGTCTTGATGATCACTTTAGAATAGTTGGCATTTTGGCACTCGGAATCGAAGATGGACATATGAAAGCCTACACTCTCGATGACATTGATAAGGAAAAAGTTCATTATATGCCATAG
- a CDS encoding 3-hydroxyacyl-CoA dehydrogenase, with product MDIKKVVVAGGGVLGSQIAYQSAFCGFDVTVWLRSEGSIERAKPKFERLLNIYLNTLEAMKTDKSAYCRGFSKTPDLSDEEIDALKEQAQKAFDSLTLTTSYEEAAEDADLVIEAIAEDPNQKIPFYEELAKYLPEKTIVVTNSSTLLPSQFAEYTGRPEKYLAFHFANNIWAQNTAEVMPHPGTDQKYFDAIVQYAEDINMVPIKVLKEQPGYVLNSLLVPFLSAGQALWANEVADPETIDLTWRLATGAPNGPFQILDVVGLVTAYNIVIMDPRSKDPETTQGKIALKLKEKIDAGETGINAGKGFYEY from the coding sequence ATGGATATCAAAAAAGTTGTAGTAGCTGGTGGAGGAGTACTCGGTAGCCAAATTGCATACCAATCCGCTTTCTGCGGTTTTGATGTGACAGTTTGGCTTAGAAGCGAAGGTTCTATCGAAAGGGCAAAGCCTAAGTTTGAAAGATTGCTGAACATATACCTCAACACTCTTGAAGCAATGAAAACCGATAAGTCTGCATACTGCAGAGGATTCAGCAAAACTCCGGACTTAAGTGATGAGGAAATCGATGCCTTGAAAGAGCAAGCCCAAAAGGCATTTGACAGCTTGACATTAACTACAAGCTATGAGGAAGCTGCAGAAGATGCAGACCTTGTCATTGAAGCAATTGCAGAAGACCCTAACCAAAAAATCCCATTCTATGAGGAATTGGCAAAATACCTACCTGAAAAGACAATTGTCGTAACCAATTCATCCACATTGCTTCCAAGCCAGTTTGCAGAATACACAGGTAGGCCAGAGAAATATCTTGCATTCCACTTTGCAAACAACATATGGGCTCAAAACACTGCTGAAGTAATGCCACACCCTGGAACAGATCAAAAATACTTCGATGCAATCGTCCAATATGCTGAAGACATCAACATGGTGCCAATTAAAGTATTGAAGGAACAGCCTGGATACGTTCTCAATTCCTTGCTTGTACCATTCCTTTCCGCAGGACAGGCATTATGGGCAAATGAGGTTGCAGATCCTGAAACAATCGACTTGACATGGAGACTTGCTACTGGGGCACCAAACGGTCCTTTCCAAATATTGGATGTTGTAGGTCTTGTAACTGCATACAATATTGTTATCATGGACCCTAGATCTAAAGATCCTGAAACCACTCAAGGAAAAATAGCTCTCAAACTCAAAGAGAAAATAGATGCTGGTGAAACCGGTATCAATGCAGGAAAAGGATTCTACGAATACTAG
- a CDS encoding 3-dehydroquinate synthase II gives MSNKFAWIMSPKADWDDKKELITTALESGIDYVLDCEDSENIRKVGNFKIISPEEDADIYLVGLDGEGDGTLDLKDNLNESADLAKATEAKNSGKTVCAYIVITDKLHEQLAVTLGRVVDYIILVATDWTIIPLENIIADLQKENVNIIAAVTNADDAKVAMETLEVGTDGVIFEPKDFAQIKDFANLIDELSTESYELKDLTITNVEPVGSGDRVCIDTTTMMKPGEGMLIGSYSKAMFFIHSESLESEYVASRPFRVNAGPVQAYVMVPGNKTRYLSELETGDEVLIVDKEGKTKKSIVGRSKIEKRPLILIEAEYEDMKIRSLVQNAETIRLVDENDEPISVSVLEPGMKVKGFIDDSARHFGMAIDEQIIEQ, from the coding sequence TTGTCAAACAAATTCGCTTGGATCATGTCCCCAAAAGCAGATTGGGACGATAAGAAAGAATTGATTACAACAGCACTTGAGTCAGGAATAGATTATGTTCTTGACTGCGAAGACAGTGAAAACATCAGAAAGGTTGGAAACTTCAAGATAATTTCCCCTGAAGAGGATGCTGACATCTATCTGGTTGGCCTTGACGGTGAAGGGGATGGAACCTTGGACCTTAAGGACAATTTGAATGAATCAGCAGACCTTGCAAAAGCGACTGAAGCTAAAAACAGCGGTAAAACTGTCTGTGCCTATATAGTCATCACCGATAAGTTGCATGAGCAATTGGCAGTGACTTTAGGAAGAGTTGTTGATTATATAATCCTTGTGGCTACCGATTGGACAATCATTCCCCTTGAAAACATTATTGCCGACTTGCAAAAGGAAAATGTGAATATCATAGCTGCCGTAACAAATGCAGATGATGCAAAAGTGGCTATGGAAACCTTGGAAGTGGGTACCGATGGCGTAATATTCGAGCCAAAGGACTTTGCCCAAATCAAGGATTTCGCCAATCTGATTGATGAGCTTTCTACAGAAAGTTATGAATTGAAGGATTTGACAATAACCAATGTGGAGCCTGTAGGTTCAGGTGACAGGGTTTGCATTGATACAACAACCATGATGAAACCTGGAGAAGGAATGCTGATAGGTTCCTATTCAAAGGCAATGTTCTTCATTCACAGTGAAAGCCTTGAAAGCGAATATGTGGCATCAAGGCCATTCAGGGTAAATGCAGGTCCTGTGCAAGCTTATGTCATGGTTCCGGGCAATAAGACACGTTACCTTTCAGAGCTTGAAACCGGTGATGAGGTATTGATCGTTGATAAGGAAGGAAAAACCAAAAAGTCCATCGTCGGCAGATCCAAGATAGAAAAAAGGCCACTCATTTTGATTGAGGCGGAATATGAGGATATGAAAATAAGGTCATTGGTTCAAAATGCAGAAACCATAAGATTAGTCGATGAGAATGATGAACCGATTTCCGTTTCAGTTCTAGAGCCTGGAATGAAAGTCAAAGGATTTATTGACGATAGCGCAAGACATTTTGGTATGGCTATTGATGAGCAGATCATCGAGCAATAA
- a CDS encoding DUF4012 domain-containing protein encodes MNHRTKIFMAVLFVIFMTSIVAAFGGILGGDDLTTQNVLVCPVDDSGACNVAFLISIENGKISNYTSVSTEGMDHPTVADPNNANEKLSFHDALTLDDKEQGLNYAKEIYEANNDGVTIDGAAAVDSKIITDVIAAAGTLKDGDNVINPTAADLISPSSLDSVKPICDALLNAAKDPQQSGAMYNAAFSDYKSGDVTLTPHGFFAKLAASYVFGGLFA; translated from the coding sequence ATGAATCATAGAACTAAAATATTTATGGCAGTACTATTTGTTATTTTTATGACCTCAATTGTCGCTGCTTTTGGAGGAATCCTTGGCGGTGATGATTTGACTACACAAAACGTTCTTGTTTGTCCTGTAGATGATAGCGGAGCATGTAATGTTGCATTTTTAATAAGTATTGAAAACGGTAAAATCTCTAACTACACCTCAGTATCCACTGAAGGCATGGATCACCCTACTGTAGCGGATCCTAACAATGCAAATGAAAAATTATCATTCCATGACGCACTCACCCTTGATGACAAAGAACAAGGCTTAAACTATGCAAAAGAAATTTATGAAGCAAATAATGATGGTGTCACTATCGATGGTGCTGCTGCTGTAGACAGCAAGATTATCACTGATGTAATTGCAGCTGCAGGTACTTTAAAAGATGGTGACAATGTGATTAACCCAACTGCTGCTGATCTTATTAGTCCTAGCAGTTTGGATTCAGTTAAACCAATCTGTGATGCTCTTTTAAATGCGGCTAAAGACCCACAGCAAAGTGGTGCAATGTATAACGCAGCTTTCAGTGATTACAAGTCTGGAGACGTTACCTTAACTCCACATGGTTTCTTCGCTAAATTAGCTGCTTCATATGTCTTTGGCGGATTATTTGCTTAG